The stretch of DNA aattttatatcgaatttttatttcatttatagtTTATTTGTCTTCATATGTTGAAAAGATGAGATTGTATAGTTAGtataaaatatactataattaatataaaataaaaaattattttttcttcctattattaacaaatatatgaaataataaagttttatagTTGTCATTCAGAATGGAATTTTACTGTTTTAGAAGGgctttgatatatatatatatatatatatatatatatatatatatatagtgaaatagtagatattaaattttaatatatattatacactTGATACtccaaaattttatatacattaATGTTTTCACTTAAACATGTATTTATGTTTCAAGATCCTACTTACATAAAACGACAAAGTTTTAATCAGTATAGTCAATGACGTGGAAGTAATTTGAAACCATATGATAACCTCATTATATGTTTtcaaataagataataaaaatttggaataaatatatttgtagtgtGTACAGTTTGACATATTAAagttttgttattatataaaattttgatatattttagtttttaaatttaaatattaatgaatataagatttttaatttaattatttgaattttttgttaaGTGTCAAACATGTTTTAGGTTgttgtttgaattatttaaatgatttgaaatgttaatttaAGATGTGTTTtgacactaaaaaaatataatttaattagattaaaaatagtatttttatttatttttaaatttgaaaagcaaaatgaattaaaatttaaaacaaatacaaaattctaattttttgtattttatccTAAAAATTATTCATCAATTTACATTAAGAACGATGTGATTTGATATTAACAAGATAAACTTGTATTTCTTGAGAATGAATAAAACAAGTCACATAATTCCatcagtaaaaaaattaaaggttggaaaatataaaaattttaaatatttattataaaatcaattgaaattatttaaattttcgaAAAGTCTAAAGTTTAGTTATTTTATGCACGAATGTGAATACagagttattttatattattaacttaTTAAAAACTATCATTATTGCGGTCTTAAAATCAGACCTTAAAGTTAAGATTTAGAAAACTTATGACTgttaaattatcatgtataaaattaaatgataatgtatatgtaaattatttcttttctacCATTAAAcgttacaaaaaataatttgagagggAAAGAAGTGGTGAGTGATTAATgtttacaaaacaaaacaaccaTTTAGTCCTCGTGATTAGGAAAGAAGAACACTGGAGtctttaataaaagaaaaaggaaaaaaaaaaaagaaaaaaggatttCGGGGAAAAtagtgaagaaagaaaatacGCACACGGCGTTTGCGAAATTAGGAAGGAAAAGAGGGGCGGAGCAGAGGAGACAAGGCGAATGGCAGATCACAGCGAACAGTCGAATTCGAAAACGACGTCGCCTCCGGAGGACCGTCCCGTTCGAGTCTACGCCGACGGAATCTACGATCTCTTCCACTTTGGCCACGCTCGCTCCCTCGAGCAAGCCAAAAAATCGTATGCATCATTTCCTCTTATTCATTCCTTTGCATTTCCTACTTCAATCTTAATCACCCTCTTTCGTCCTTTCCCTCCGAGATCTGATTAATCAAAAACACGATTTTGCATTTTATGTCAATCCATTAATAACGATTAATCAGCaaattaattgaagattggtAAAAGAAGAAACAAGGAAGAGTTTCCCTACTGTTTCCTTCACAGACACTTTTTGCTTACTCTCGAATTTTAGGTTTCCGAATACATACTTATTGGTCGGGTGTTGCAACGATGAGGTCACCCACAAATACAAAGGCAAGACTGTTATGACAGAGGCGGAACGATACGAATCCCTGCGCCACTGCAAGTATGATATTTTGTTAACAGGGCCTTGTTGCTTCAGCTCTTTTAATTTgactttgaatttgaatttcgATTTGGTTTCATTTCGAGAGCAGATGGGTGGACGAAGTTATTCCTGATGCCCCTTGGGTTATTAATCAAGAGTTTCTTGACAAGCACAACATTGACTATGTGGCTCATGATTCTCTTCCGTAAGATTAATATTTCAGCATTAACATGTGAATCTGGTAACTTGGATCCATTCATTTCATTGCATATGTATGCATAATGTGATCATCCTTTTTGCATTTCTCAACCCATTGTCCACAGTTATGCTGATGCCAGTGGTGCTGCCAATGATGTTTATGAATTTGTATGTAtgacaaaatgtttttttttttttaattattattattatttcctgGTCAATTTCCCTTTTCGCTTGTACTATAAGCCGTGAATTTTTGTGTGTAGGTTAAATCTGTTGGGAGGTTTAAGGAAACAAAACGGACTGAAGGAATATCCACGTCAGATGTTATAATGAGGATTGTCAAAGATTATAACCAATATGTGTTGCGGAACTTGGATCGTGGCTACTCAAGAAATGAGCTTGGCGTGAGCTATGTGAAGGCATGATTTGGCATAAATCTCTTTGATATATTctacttaaaaatttaacagGATACCCCTTTCAGCGAATTTTTGTCCTTATACTGATGTTACTCTTTCTGTTCCTTTGGCGAATACTCTTGTCTCTTGTGGTTTTCATTGCTTTGTCTTAAATAGGAAAAGCGACTTAGGGTGAATAGAAGGTTGAAAACATTGCAAGAGAAAGTGAAAGAACATCAAGAAAAAGTTGGGGAAAAGGTATGTATTGCTATCAGATATCATTTGGTTAATCAAATCAAACTAATATCTGTGTTGGGAAAAAATTATTCGAATTATATGGGTGAAAGTGTTGTAGGATGAAAATGCATGTATATTGTAATGTAATGTAATCATCATTGAAGTAGGAGCTGAGAACGTCACGTAAAGTTACTTgaaaatttcttatttattctcGGTTGTGATTCAAATTGGTATGGGACGCTGGACATCTGCTATAGGTTATTTGGATTCAATGGTTTATTTTTTCACAGTTTTGCTGAAGTATTGTATCCGAGGATTTTGGGTGCTTTGTCAAGGAGTAAAACATGATTAAGGagtaaaatcaacaaaaaaaaattagtaatccTATCTGAATTGACTTGGGTTATCTTGTTTACTCATTCTTTGGAATCATGCAGTATGATTTAATTCAGAAACATATACTCCTAGTATTACCAAATTAATTGAATATACCTTTCCAAATATTGCAGTCCTCTTGTTGTGATACATTTCCTCATATGTCTTTGTTTCCATATCTTctgtatgtttttattattagatattgtgGCTTCATCACCTCCTGGTTTTTGTTGATGTTTGGTTGCTATTTTAATTGGAGAAGGGGGCCATGGGGGTGGGGAGGCAGGGATGGCAAGCCTTTGAGCACATGctaagtttatatatttttatttttttctgaatataGCTTTAACTTGTTGCTCTCAATTACCAACTTTTTTTGTCAAACCTTCACAAACGGTTATCCTAAACCACTGTTTGACACTTTCACCGGTAATTAGTGCTTGTATGATTTATTACCATGAAACTAATATCAGTCAGTTGCTTGATTGATTTGGCATAATTCTCTATTTTAAGCTATACTTCTAATTCCAAATGTTACTTGTTTCACCTTTTTTCCATGACTTTACTAAGCTCATCTTAATATTTGGACAACATTATGATTCTTGTGTGCGCATTGAAAATACTAGAGTGAAAAACTATGTACTGGCTTTAAACGTAGTTGTCTTGTATAAGAAAACAGTGAATtgatactattttaatatttttgcatcTCTCTCTTACTCTGTGTCTGCTTCtatttattatagtattttttttttcaaaaggaaaaatatcATTAACACCTTAAATGTCAAGGCTAAAATCGAGTATTAGGAAGCATCCTTATCAAA from Vigna unguiculata cultivar IT97K-499-35 chromosome 8, ASM411807v1, whole genome shotgun sequence encodes:
- the LOC114194402 gene encoding choline-phosphate cytidylyltransferase 2-like, which encodes MADHSEQSNSKTTSPPEDRPVRVYADGIYDLFHFGHARSLEQAKKSFPNTYLLVGCCNDEVTHKYKGKTVMTEAERYESLRHCKWVDEVIPDAPWVINQEFLDKHNIDYVAHDSLPYADASGAANDVYEFVKSVGRFKETKRTEGISTSDVIMRIVKDYNQYVLRNLDRGYSRNELGVSYVKEKRLRVNRRLKTLQEKVKEHQEKVGEKIQIVAKTAGMHRNEWVENADRWVAGFLEMFEEGCHKMGTAIRDRIQERLRRQQSSDGTLRLENGKDDKDDDEEEYYYDEEDDSDDEFFEEYYDDDELNPQNNGKDENKK